The proteins below come from a single Antricoccus suffuscus genomic window:
- a CDS encoding FBP domain-containing protein yields the protein MQELTEKQIRNSFVNASRREVAQLPLPNDLDTCDWDNLDLLAWSDPRDRRRSFVVAPARERVVGFILTSTQSNIGKRAMCVWCEDIKETSEVGMFSAKLAGAAGRKGDTVATLIHSDFDCSRFVRRQPTPMEGGDDPEQFIETRIARLREHLEGFARKVAGLA from the coding sequence GTGCAAGAACTCACCGAAAAACAAATACGAAATTCATTCGTCAATGCCTCGCGTCGCGAAGTCGCTCAACTGCCGCTCCCGAACGACCTTGACACCTGCGATTGGGACAACCTGGATCTCCTCGCCTGGTCGGACCCTCGTGACAGGCGGCGCTCATTCGTCGTGGCCCCGGCGCGCGAGCGGGTGGTCGGATTCATCCTGACATCGACGCAATCGAATATCGGCAAGCGCGCAATGTGCGTTTGGTGCGAGGACATCAAAGAGACCTCCGAGGTCGGCATGTTCTCCGCTAAACTCGCTGGCGCCGCCGGGCGTAAAGGCGATACGGTCGCCACCCTGATCCATTCGGACTTTGACTGCTCGCGGTTTGTGCGCCGTCAGCCGACGCCGATGGAGGGAGGCGACGATCCGGAACAGTTCATCGAGACTCGGATCGCGCGTTTACGAGAGCACCTTGAGGGCTTTGCCCGGAAGGTCGCCGGGCTTGCCTGA
- a CDS encoding A/G-specific adenine glycosylase encodes MPRNATQSAIGAHLLAERIIDWYDVNARDLPWRGVDVDPWAVMVSEFMLQQTPVNRVLPVFEAWMVKWPAPADLAAESVGEAVRMWGKLGYPRRALRLHAAAGAIVADHGGVVPRDVDDLKALPGVGDYTAAAIASFAYGQRIAVVDTNVRRVVHRAVLGAAEAGQSTTKADFALTDSLLPSTPQRAARMSIGLMELGALLCTATNPVCERCPLRTDCAWVAAGRPAYDGKPKRVQKFAGTDRQVRGLLMDVLRDNERAVTKADLDVVWQDADQRERALDGLLRDGLAVIDENGLFALPD; translated from the coding sequence ATGCCACGAAATGCGACGCAGTCGGCGATCGGCGCCCACCTTCTTGCCGAACGGATTATCGACTGGTACGACGTCAATGCCCGCGACCTGCCATGGCGCGGAGTCGACGTCGACCCGTGGGCGGTGATGGTCAGCGAGTTCATGCTCCAGCAGACGCCGGTCAACCGAGTGCTTCCGGTGTTCGAGGCGTGGATGGTGAAGTGGCCGGCTCCGGCTGACCTCGCCGCGGAGTCGGTCGGTGAGGCGGTCCGCATGTGGGGCAAGCTCGGTTATCCGCGACGTGCCTTACGCCTGCACGCCGCCGCCGGAGCCATTGTTGCCGACCACGGGGGCGTCGTGCCTCGCGACGTCGATGACCTGAAGGCGCTGCCGGGTGTCGGCGACTACACGGCTGCCGCGATCGCCTCTTTTGCTTACGGGCAACGGATCGCGGTCGTCGACACAAACGTACGGCGCGTCGTACATCGAGCCGTTCTTGGCGCCGCGGAGGCAGGCCAGTCGACCACCAAGGCGGACTTTGCACTGACCGACTCGCTCTTACCGAGTACGCCGCAGCGCGCCGCCCGCATGTCTATTGGGCTTATGGAACTCGGCGCCCTGCTCTGCACGGCGACCAACCCGGTGTGTGAACGATGCCCGTTGCGGACCGACTGCGCCTGGGTCGCGGCCGGTCGGCCGGCGTACGACGGGAAACCTAAACGCGTGCAGAAGTTCGCCGGCACCGACCGGCAGGTGCGCGGCCTGCTCATGGATGTGCTGCGCGACAACGAGCGCGCCGTCACGAAGGCCGATCTCGACGTCGTCTGGCAGGACGCCGACCAGCGCGAGCGCGCCCTGGACGGTCTGCTGCGCGACGGGCTCGCCGTCATCGACGAAAACGGGCTGTTCGCGCTGCCAGACTGA
- a CDS encoding pentapeptide repeat-containing protein, translating into MSEPSSVPVEGETFSGNDWYAEELDRKEYTNCEFFDIDLTESIVRGCTFTDCHFANVRFNASKQTASAYVGCSFVACNFFDTTFTGCKLTGSSFRDCTLRPMQVNGGDWSFVGLSGADLSGDRFEEVRMREADLGHAKCAKSRFLDVDLAGATIEGADFAKADLRGSALPEFDPPTVGLDGTVVLPEQAIFIAQLFGVQIAERMIER; encoded by the coding sequence ATGAGCGAACCGTCGAGCGTGCCCGTCGAGGGGGAGACGTTCAGCGGGAATGACTGGTACGCCGAGGAACTTGACCGCAAGGAATACACCAACTGCGAGTTTTTCGACATCGACCTGACCGAGTCGATCGTGCGGGGCTGCACCTTCACTGACTGCCATTTCGCTAACGTGCGGTTCAACGCGAGCAAGCAGACCGCATCGGCGTACGTCGGATGCTCGTTCGTCGCGTGCAACTTCTTCGACACCACGTTCACCGGCTGCAAGCTCACCGGAAGCTCGTTCCGGGACTGCACGCTTCGTCCGATGCAGGTAAACGGCGGCGACTGGTCATTCGTCGGGCTTTCCGGAGCCGACCTTTCGGGCGATCGGTTTGAGGAAGTGCGGATGCGTGAGGCGGATCTGGGACACGCGAAATGCGCGAAAAGCCGGTTCCTGGACGTGGATCTTGCCGGCGCCACAATTGAGGGTGCGGACTTCGCGAAGGCGGACCTGCGGGGGAGTGCGCTGCCGGAGTTTGACCCGCCAACGGTTGGCCTTGACGGGACAGTGGTCCTGCCAGAACAGGCGATCTTTATCGCCCAGTTGTTCGGCGTACAGATCGCCGAGCGGATGATCGAACGCTGA
- the disA gene encoding DNA integrity scanning diadenylate cyclase DisA: protein MLRPFLASLAPGTALREGLERTLRGRTGALVVIGWNKTVESICTGGFPLDVEFSATRLRELSKMDGAIVLATDGTRIIRAGVHLMPNAAIPTDESGTRHRTAQRVARETGFPVIAVSQSMNAISVYLGDERHQVDHPTVIQGRANQALATLEKYKRRLDEVAGTLAALEIEDLVTVRDAVAVSQRLEMVSRISAEIAGYVSELGTDGRLIALQHEELMAGVVDDRELILRDYLEMGKNAKSVEEVLDELSELNAIELLDLVQFARIIGLPIGNDSLDTAISPRGYRLLARVPRLPAQVIDRLVDHFESLQKLLAASIEELQNVEGVGETRGRGIRESLSRLAETSILERYV from the coding sequence TTGCTGCGCCCATTTCTCGCATCCCTAGCCCCTGGCACTGCGCTGCGTGAAGGCCTCGAACGCACCCTCAGAGGCCGGACCGGGGCGCTCGTCGTGATCGGCTGGAACAAGACCGTCGAATCGATCTGCACCGGTGGTTTCCCGCTCGACGTCGAGTTTTCGGCGACCCGGCTGCGCGAACTGTCCAAAATGGACGGCGCCATCGTGCTGGCCACCGACGGCACCCGGATCATCCGCGCGGGCGTGCACCTGATGCCCAACGCCGCCATCCCGACCGACGAGTCGGGCACTCGGCACCGTACGGCGCAACGGGTCGCCCGAGAGACCGGATTCCCGGTCATCGCCGTCAGCCAGTCGATGAACGCAATCAGTGTCTATCTCGGCGACGAACGCCACCAGGTAGACCACCCCACGGTCATCCAGGGCCGCGCCAATCAGGCCCTCGCCACCCTTGAGAAGTACAAACGCCGTCTCGACGAGGTCGCCGGCACCCTGGCCGCGCTCGAGATCGAGGATCTGGTCACCGTGCGCGATGCGGTCGCGGTGAGCCAGCGCTTGGAGATGGTCAGCCGGATCTCCGCCGAGATCGCCGGTTACGTCAGCGAGCTGGGCACCGACGGCCGGCTGATCGCGCTGCAGCACGAGGAGCTGATGGCCGGCGTGGTCGATGATCGCGAGCTGATCTTGCGTGACTATCTCGAGATGGGCAAGAACGCCAAGAGCGTCGAAGAAGTGCTCGACGAACTCAGCGAGCTCAACGCCATCGAGCTTCTCGACCTGGTGCAGTTCGCGCGAATTATCGGGCTGCCAATCGGAAATGACTCACTCGACACCGCGATCAGCCCGCGTGGTTACCGGCTGTTGGCCCGGGTCCCCCGGCTGCCGGCCCAGGTCATCGATCGTCTGGTGGACCACTTCGAGAGCCTTCAGAAGCTGTTGGCAGCGTCGATCGAGGAGCTGCAGAACGTCGAGGGCGTGGGCGAGACGCGCGGCCGGGGCATCCGTGAGAGTCTGTCCCGTCTGGCCGAGACCAGCATCCTCGAGCGTTACGTCTAG
- a CDS encoding ATP-dependent Clp protease ATP-binding subunit: protein MFERFTDRARRVVVLAQEEARMLSHNYIGTEHVLLGLIHEGEGVAAKALESMNISLEAVRQQVEEIIGEGQQAPAGHIPFTPRAKKVLEYSLREALQLGHTYIGTEHILLGLIREGEGVAAQVLVKLGAELNRVRTQVIQLLQGYQGKETATAGGPAEGSPSTSLVLDQFGRNLTQAAREGKLDPVIGREKEIERVMQVLSRRTKNNPVLIGEPGVGKTAVVEGLAQAIVRNDVPETIKDKHLYTLDLGALVAGSRYRGDFEERLKKVLKEIKTRGDIILFIDEIHTLVGAGAAEGAIDAASILKPMLARGELQTIGATTLDEYRKHLEKDAALERRFQPIQVGEPSLTHTIEILKGLRDRYEAHHRISITDDALVAAATLADRYISDRFLPDKAIDLIDEAGARMRIQRMTAPPDLREFDEKIAEARRDKESAIDAQDFERAASLRDDERRLQEQRAKREEQWKAGDMDVITEVGEEEIAEVLANWTGIPVFKLTEEETTRLLRMEDEMHKTIIGQNDAIKSVSQAIRRTRAGLKDPKRPGGSFIFAGPSGVGKTETAKALAGFLFGDPDSLIQIDMSEFHDRYTVSRLVGAPPGYVGYDEGGQLTEKVRRKPFSVVLFDEIEKAHPDVFNTLLQVLEDGRLTDGQGRVVDFKNTVLILTTNLGTKDIAKAVGLGFQSGNDDESNYDRMKLKVHDELKKNFRPEFLNRIDDTVVFHQLTQDEIVQMVDLMIDRVGEQLAAKDMKVELSDAAKNLLARRGFDPVLGARPLRRTIQREIEDSLSEKILYGEINAGQVIHVDVIDPDGKPVDVESIIAPNADLVKMHFSFRGEAKPVAAVAAGTSTDESAAVNE from the coding sequence AAGAAGAAGCCCGCATGCTGTCGCATAACTACATCGGTACCGAGCACGTCCTGCTTGGCTTGATCCACGAAGGTGAAGGCGTCGCGGCGAAGGCTCTCGAGTCGATGAACATCTCGCTCGAGGCCGTCCGTCAGCAGGTCGAGGAGATCATCGGCGAGGGCCAGCAGGCTCCTGCCGGTCACATCCCGTTCACGCCGCGGGCCAAGAAGGTCCTCGAATACTCCCTGCGTGAGGCGCTCCAGCTCGGCCACACCTACATCGGCACCGAGCACATTCTGCTCGGCCTGATCCGCGAAGGTGAAGGTGTCGCGGCGCAGGTCCTGGTCAAGCTCGGCGCGGAGCTCAACCGGGTTCGCACCCAGGTCATCCAGCTGCTGCAGGGCTACCAGGGCAAGGAAACGGCCACTGCCGGTGGCCCGGCAGAAGGTTCGCCGTCCACGTCGCTCGTGCTCGACCAGTTCGGCCGCAACCTGACGCAGGCCGCCCGCGAAGGCAAGCTCGACCCCGTCATCGGTCGCGAGAAGGAAATCGAACGCGTGATGCAGGTGCTCTCGCGGCGCACCAAAAACAACCCGGTGCTCATCGGGGAGCCCGGCGTCGGCAAGACCGCCGTCGTCGAAGGACTCGCTCAGGCGATCGTGCGCAACGACGTACCCGAGACGATCAAGGACAAGCACCTTTACACCCTTGACCTCGGCGCGCTCGTCGCCGGCAGCCGTTATCGCGGCGACTTCGAAGAGCGTCTCAAGAAGGTGCTCAAGGAGATCAAGACCCGCGGCGACATCATCCTGTTCATCGACGAGATCCACACCCTCGTCGGAGCCGGTGCCGCCGAAGGCGCGATCGACGCTGCGAGCATCCTCAAGCCGATGCTCGCACGCGGCGAGCTCCAGACCATCGGTGCGACGACTCTCGACGAATACCGCAAGCACCTCGAAAAGGACGCCGCGCTCGAACGTCGCTTCCAGCCCATCCAGGTTGGCGAGCCGTCGCTCACGCACACGATCGAGATCCTCAAGGGGTTGCGCGACCGTTATGAGGCGCACCACCGCATCTCGATCACCGATGATGCCCTGGTCGCGGCGGCAACCCTGGCCGACCGCTACATCAGCGACCGGTTCCTGCCGGACAAGGCAATCGACCTCATCGACGAGGCGGGCGCTCGGATGCGCATCCAGCGGATGACCGCGCCGCCAGACCTGCGCGAGTTCGACGAGAAGATCGCCGAGGCACGTCGCGACAAGGAATCGGCGATCGACGCGCAGGACTTCGAGCGCGCCGCGTCACTGCGCGACGACGAGCGGCGGCTGCAGGAGCAGCGCGCGAAGCGTGAAGAGCAGTGGAAGGCCGGTGACATGGATGTCATCACCGAGGTCGGCGAAGAGGAGATCGCGGAGGTCCTGGCCAACTGGACCGGCATCCCCGTCTTCAAGCTGACCGAGGAGGAGACGACTCGGCTGCTGCGCATGGAAGATGAGATGCACAAGACGATCATCGGCCAGAACGACGCCATCAAGTCGGTGTCCCAGGCGATTCGTCGTACCCGCGCCGGGCTGAAGGACCCCAAGCGTCCCGGTGGCTCGTTCATCTTCGCCGGTCCGTCCGGTGTCGGCAAGACCGAGACCGCCAAGGCGCTCGCCGGCTTCCTGTTCGGTGACCCCGATTCGTTGATCCAGATCGACATGTCGGAGTTCCACGATCGCTACACCGTCTCGCGGCTGGTCGGTGCCCCTCCCGGGTACGTCGGCTACGACGAGGGTGGCCAGCTGACCGAGAAGGTACGCCGCAAGCCGTTCTCCGTCGTACTGTTCGACGAGATCGAGAAGGCGCACCCGGACGTGTTCAACACGCTGTTGCAGGTGCTGGAAGACGGCCGGCTCACCGACGGTCAGGGGCGCGTCGTGGACTTCAAGAACACCGTGTTGATCTTGACGACCAACCTCGGCACCAAAGACATCGCCAAGGCTGTCGGGCTGGGCTTCCAGTCGGGCAACGATGACGAGTCCAACTACGACCGCATGAAGCTGAAGGTGCACGACGAGCTGAAGAAGAACTTCCGTCCGGAGTTCCTCAACCGCATCGACGACACTGTCGTCTTCCATCAGCTGACCCAGGACGAAATCGTCCAGATGGTCGACTTGATGATCGACCGGGTCGGCGAGCAGCTCGCCGCGAAGGACATGAAGGTCGAGCTCAGCGACGCGGCCAAAAACCTTCTGGCGCGTCGTGGCTTCGACCCGGTTCTCGGCGCTCGTCCGCTACGTCGGACGATCCAGCGGGAGATCGAGGACTCGCTTTCGGAGAAGATCCTGTACGGCGAGATCAACGCCGGGCAGGTCATCCACGTCGACGTCATCGATCCGGATGGCAAGCCGGTCGACGTCGAGTCGATCATCGCGCCCAACGCGGATCTGGTGAAGATGCACTTCTCGTTCCGTGGTGAGGCCAAGCCGGTGGCTGCGGTGGCCGCCGGTACCTCGACGGACGAGTCGGCAGCCGTCAACGAGTAG
- a CDS encoding MFS transporter, whose amino-acid sequence MSILMLSSPNARWWAMAATAMSLLVVGLDMTVLNVALPDIAVVLHATNSDLQWFADAYLLVLGALLLPAGMLGDRYGRKRLTLGALVVFGAGSLWCAYAGSPAALIAARTLLGVGAAVLIPLAMSSVVVLFEPEERQKAIMVLGASTMIGLPLGPIVAGALLQHFWWGSVFLINVPVVLLALIAVWLFLPESTSGEGSRRFDLAGIGLSSAGLLGFTFGMIEGPARGWSDGVVVGSLIIGIALLVAFFVWERRVQGVEPVFDARLWSDRSFRWGSIGATVASLAFFGLMFVVPQYLRAVLGADALGTGLRTLPMVAGLIAGMRGSMKLTDRFGGRIVGAAGFAVTAVGLFLGTTTRLGDGYLLTAIWTAIVGIGFGAALFSAQNAALQTLPKARAGAGSALIQTLRQVGSVIGIAGLGAVLNGVYRSHVQVAGLPATAAHAVRDNVASGVAAGQGIGSSALVDSVRSAFVSGMSATLWISCGVAILGAVLTLLFLPDGKDRTIDNGGGAQAPGPDVAQSIDASDTREAHPAAG is encoded by the coding sequence GTGAGTATTCTGATGCTGTCCAGCCCCAACGCCCGTTGGTGGGCTATGGCCGCCACCGCCATGAGCTTGCTCGTCGTCGGACTCGATATGACGGTGCTCAACGTGGCCTTGCCGGACATAGCCGTCGTCCTGCACGCGACCAACTCCGACCTGCAGTGGTTCGCCGATGCGTATTTACTGGTACTCGGCGCGCTCCTGCTGCCGGCCGGCATGCTCGGTGACCGGTATGGACGCAAACGTCTCACGCTGGGCGCGCTTGTCGTCTTCGGCGCCGGCTCGCTCTGGTGCGCGTACGCCGGTTCTCCGGCCGCCCTGATAGCCGCGCGGACCCTGCTAGGGGTTGGTGCCGCCGTGCTCATCCCGCTTGCGATGTCGTCGGTGGTTGTGCTTTTCGAACCAGAAGAGCGTCAGAAGGCGATCATGGTGCTCGGCGCCTCCACGATGATCGGGCTGCCACTGGGTCCGATCGTGGCCGGAGCGCTGCTACAACACTTCTGGTGGGGTTCGGTCTTCCTGATCAACGTGCCGGTCGTCTTGCTGGCGCTCATCGCGGTCTGGCTATTTCTTCCCGAAAGCACCTCTGGCGAAGGATCCCGCCGGTTCGACCTTGCCGGTATCGGGCTGTCGTCGGCGGGTTTGCTCGGCTTCACCTTCGGCATGATCGAGGGCCCGGCTCGTGGCTGGTCGGACGGCGTCGTGGTCGGCTCGCTCATCATCGGCATCGCATTGCTCGTGGCCTTCTTCGTCTGGGAGCGTCGCGTGCAGGGGGTCGAGCCGGTCTTTGACGCCCGGTTGTGGAGCGATCGGTCATTCCGGTGGGGCAGTATCGGCGCGACGGTTGCGAGCCTGGCGTTCTTCGGGCTGATGTTCGTCGTACCGCAGTATCTGCGCGCCGTGCTTGGCGCCGACGCGCTCGGCACCGGGCTGCGCACGCTCCCCATGGTTGCCGGACTCATCGCCGGTATGCGCGGAAGTATGAAGCTGACCGACAGGTTCGGTGGGCGGATCGTGGGTGCCGCCGGCTTCGCGGTGACCGCCGTTGGGCTGTTTCTCGGTACGACGACGCGACTCGGCGACGGCTACCTGCTGACCGCAATCTGGACCGCGATCGTGGGAATAGGGTTCGGCGCGGCGCTGTTCAGCGCGCAGAACGCGGCATTGCAGACGCTGCCCAAGGCCCGCGCAGGCGCAGGTTCGGCACTTATTCAGACACTGCGTCAAGTCGGCAGCGTCATCGGGATCGCCGGTCTGGGCGCGGTACTCAACGGTGTCTATCGGTCGCACGTGCAGGTCGCCGGGCTGCCGGCGACCGCGGCGCACGCGGTCCGGGACAACGTCGCATCGGGCGTCGCCGCCGGACAGGGCATCGGCTCGTCCGCGCTTGTGGACTCCGTGCGTAGCGCATTCGTCAGCGGGATGAGCGCGACTCTCTGGATCTCCTGTGGTGTCGCGATCCTAGGCGCCGTACTCACGTTGCTTTTCCTCCCGGACGGCAAGGACCGCACTATCGACAACGGCGGGGGTGCTCAGGCCCCCGGCCCGGATGTAGCACAATCGATAGATGCCAGTGACACCCGCGAAGCCCACCCCGCCGCCGGCTGA
- a CDS encoding TetR family transcriptional regulator gives MPVTPAKPTPPPAEPPVLGLRERKKAKTKAAIQQHALKLFRERGYAETTIEQIAAAAEVSPSTFFRYYPTKEDVVLTEFMDSETFRLMVEAPADLSPLQAVAYAIGQTFGNMPDEELQLEFTRNELIQSVPELRRGMLAEITRPIELLTEAIAIRLDRPLDDPDLRLYAGAAIGGLMMLTRRTAEMGIPEMMRSLRDGIERLERMLTLGPV, from the coding sequence ATGCCAGTGACACCCGCGAAGCCCACCCCGCCGCCGGCTGAGCCCCCGGTGCTTGGGCTGCGTGAGCGAAAGAAGGCCAAGACTAAGGCTGCGATCCAGCAGCATGCGTTGAAGCTGTTCCGCGAGCGTGGGTACGCCGAGACCACAATCGAGCAGATCGCCGCGGCAGCCGAGGTGTCGCCGAGTACGTTCTTCCGCTACTACCCGACTAAGGAAGACGTCGTACTGACGGAGTTTATGGATAGCGAGACGTTTCGTCTGATGGTGGAGGCGCCGGCGGACTTGTCGCCGCTGCAGGCGGTTGCATACGCGATAGGGCAGACGTTCGGAAACATGCCCGACGAGGAACTCCAGCTCGAGTTCACTCGCAACGAGCTCATCCAGTCCGTCCCGGAACTGCGCCGGGGAATGCTCGCGGAAATCACTCGCCCGATCGAACTGCTCACCGAGGCGATCGCGATCCGGCTGGATCGCCCGCTGGACGATCCAGACCTGCGGCTCTATGCCGGCGCGGCCATCGGCGGATTGATGATGCTGACCCGGCGCACCGCCGAGATGGGCATCCCCGAGATGATGCGGTCGCTCCGTGACGGCATCGAACGCTTGGAGCGCATGCTTACCCTCGGACCGGTCTAA
- a CDS encoding type II toxin-antitoxin system PemK/MazF family toxin gives MSIKSTLKRVLGRGGNAPRQRADEHHKPLTGASPRPPKETIAISEARPQIAYAPEKDGDADPGEVVWTWVPYEEDASQGKDRPVVVIGRIGADVAALMLTTKRHDTPTYFSIGNGPWDSSGRPSWVRLDRVLRLEPDQIRREGAVLDRTRFDQVVGAFAHGGR, from the coding sequence ATGAGCATCAAATCGACCCTGAAGCGAGTGCTGGGACGTGGTGGCAACGCGCCACGACAGCGCGCGGACGAGCACCACAAACCATTGACCGGTGCGAGCCCGCGGCCGCCCAAGGAGACCATCGCGATCAGCGAGGCAAGGCCGCAGATCGCCTATGCGCCGGAGAAGGACGGGGACGCGGATCCGGGCGAGGTCGTCTGGACCTGGGTGCCTTATGAGGAAGATGCGAGCCAGGGCAAGGACCGTCCAGTTGTCGTCATCGGCCGGATCGGCGCCGACGTCGCGGCGCTGATGCTCACGACCAAACGGCACGATACGCCGACGTACTTCTCTATCGGCAACGGTCCGTGGGACTCGTCCGGTCGGCCGAGTTGGGTGCGCCTGGACCGGGTGTTACGCCTGGAGCCCGATCAGATCAGGCGTGAGGGCGCCGTACTGGACCGGACCAGGTTTGACCAGGTTGTCGGTGCGTTTGCGCACGGTGGCCGATGA